The Aspergillus fumigatus Af293 chromosome 5, whole genome shotgun sequence nucleotide sequence GACGCGAAGGTTATCTAATGGGTTTTGAGTCCTCGCTAAGGATGAACTGACCAGTGCGAAACACTCGAGCTTAACTTGCTAGTGGCTTCATGCGTGCTGCATCCAACTTCAGATCCGATATGACTGCTCATCATATCGTTTGCTGCGCGAGTCATATTCGCATTGTTGTTGGGAATTGGATTCCGGATACTCACTCTACGCTTGACTGTGCAAGTCAACCTGTCATAACGCCTGAAATGTGAAATCAACGCCGCAGCTGTTTTCGTGTGTAGTGATAGCAGGCCGTGTTGACATTGAATCCCTTGAGCAATTAGTCAATGATTGTCGTTATAAATACACCTATAGCTGACCCCTCGATTGTCCAAGGGACAGGGTCAGGGAATTCCAGACACCTTCCTTGCAGATTACCTTAAGCTTCTTTCACAGGTCAGATCATGCAACACAACACAAGCCTGGGATGACGGCCTGCAAGAAGCCCATTACTTGACCGCTGGCAAGGTCATGCCTCATAAGGGTGCGTGGCTCACGGCGGCTCACTGATCGTTAGTTCTCATCGCTTTTGCGAGATACTGATCGTAGATCCTTGCCTGGAGAATACAAGTATTATGCATGGCCCTCTGCGATGCAATTATTTGCTTTTCCTTAACCCCAGCCAGCAGTGGAACGACTCGCTTTTTCGATGCGTCTAGTCTGCCGTCCGTCTCGTTTGCAAAATTCGGTGTGCCAGCTGGGAGTTTATCCCTACAGAATATTATTCCCAGCTCTCAGAGTGCCTAGGCATAAGGATGCTCCTTTTCACTTTCCGGGTGGTCAAACCGAAAAAGCGCGTATGATGTATATCAGTACATATATGTCTGGAAAAACTTAGAACCTTTTTTGTCTCCCAGCTTGTTCGAACGTTGATACCCTCGTTTCCAAAGTAAAAGCGCAGCTTTGGCACCGATTGATGTTGGTCTTGACTGTCCTTGTCCACGGTGGACTTCCAGGCCAAAGTATGTGAAGAGCAATAGGAAAGATCTGTCGACACTAATCTCAGAAGTACTTGTCAGTGTCACCAGCCTCTCTGTTGATTGCGCTTAAGATCATTGCAAAGTCACCCTCACAGTCAACATGAGATTGCTATCTTTCGTTGCCTTGGCTGTCTGCATTATATCTAGATTATTCGTTTCTGCAGCATCGATACCGCATGTTGGTCGCGATGGAATCCAGCCACTTGGCGCTTTAGAAGCCCGAGACGAATCGCCAACTACGACGATATCAGGGAATCAAGCTCCAAGCGCTTCAGCGACGCGTGCAGTAAATGCGACAGTCGGAGTGAACTCTACGGCCACGTCAAACACCAGCGCTCCGGCATCAACGACAATCCTGTCGCTCAACAAATCGACTGTTTCGGGAAGTGGGTGCATACTCCCTCGTTGAGACATTCTGAAAGCTAACCATGAAAAATGGAATAGCCACGCCTGCGCCTGGCGTCCTTCCGCTTGAGCCCCAGGTGACTCCAGCGTTTGGGGTTGGCGGCTCTATCCTTATAGCTACGGGAGCCATTCTTGCACTGATTGGAATACGCAATCTATGGTACCGTCAGAATTCCGCCTGTAAAGAATCCTTTGAGTTAACATACTTGACCCAGGGTTCAAGTTTTCTTATCGGCTGCCTTTCTTACGAGCCTAGGAGTCACGGTGAGCCTGTCGCATGACAACCATAGTCGTAGTATACACTGACGAGTTAGGTCTTGATTGTATATGTGATGAACCCTCCTGTGCGCGTGGCGGTACAAGGAGCATATCTCGTGGCAATTTTCTTCACAGGAATGACCTTTGGAGCGTTTTCCATTGTGTTCAAGGAATTGACCGAAGGGCTTGGATGCCTTCTGGGAGGGTTCTGTGTGAGCATGTGGCTTCTTTGCCTGAGGCCGGGGGGACTTCTCACGGACACAAATGCCAAAGGTGGATTCATCGGGGCGATCTCGGCCGCATTTTACGCCTTGTCTTTTAGTCGCCACACGCGTCCTTATGGATTGATAGTGTCGGCTGCTGTTTCTGGAGGTTCAGCTGTTGCCCTCGGAATTGACTGCTACAGTCTGGCTGGACTGAAAGAGTTTTGGCTCTATATATGGGGTAAGTGCGGCGTATGCGGTTCTCAGTCACAATCTTGCTCACATTTCGTGAAGGACTTAACAAAGATGTATTCCCGCTGGGCACTCTAACCTACCCCATCACTCGCAATATCCGCGTAGAGCTTGCGGTCACAGTGATTGTTGCCATCCTAGGTGTTGTATCGCAGCTCAGATTGTGGAAAGTGATCAGAGACAAGCGACGCAAGGAGGAAGCAgtcaagaaagaggaagagaaaaggaaagaagaggccgAAACTGAAGTGGCCCGCAGGCTCGAAGAGAATAACATGCGAGAAAGACAAGCATGGGAAGCTCAATACGCGGATGCAGAAGCAAAGCTCATGCCCGAGCTTGGAGATGGCACTCAATGTGCTGCTGACAAGGAGGATCTCGAAAAACGTGACGGGGCAGAGGTCAGCAGCATTTCGAGCTCATCCCAGGTCTCTTATCGCTGCTCTGACTGTAGGAAACAGGAGGGCAGTGGGGCTTCGTTCTCAGATGTGACTCGGGCTACGGGAAATACTGAGATTGAAAGGCATGGAGATGCAACTGAGAAGACAGCTGACGGCGCACATCCAATGCCATTCAGGGTCTTTGACGGCGCGGGCGCTGCGAGCCTGATGGATGACAAGGAATCGGATGTGACTGCCATGGCTGGCTCGGACACCGCGACGGTACGCTCGAAGCGCTTCTCCGGAATAACAACCCGGAAGAGAATGTCTATACAGAGCAGCCTGAGACCTGCACCATCACAGGAAACCCTCGCGCATATTGATGACGAGTCGTCGTTGTCCGGAGAAAGCGCCGTGGATAATAGCAGTGATAGACTGTCGAACTCGGATTGTCATGGTATTGAAATCGAGTCGCGCGGAGACAAGGTCGAGGCTCGCTCAGAGCCTGAAATAGCAGTACAAGAAGCTGTTGTTCCCTCCGATAGGTGTAACAGCAATGTGGAAGTCGGAAAGGGTGAAGGAACCCACggtagagaagaatgccTCGACATTCAGGAATCGGTTCTTGTGCAAGGAACAGATGCTCACGCAGAGGAACAAGGCTTGCACAATGCGCAAGTGAGAGACACTTCTACGGACGGCAAGCTACAGAAGCAATTG carries:
- a CDS encoding TMEM198/TM7SF3 family protein, encoding MRLLSFVALAVCIISRLFVSAASIPHVGRDGIQPLGALEARDESPTTTISGNQAPSASATRAVNATVGVNSTATSNTSAPASTTILSLNKSTPQVTPAFGVGGSILIATGAILALIGIRNLWVQVFLSAAFLTSLGVTVLIVYVMNPPVRVAVQGAYLVAIFFTGMTFGAFSIVFKELTEGLGCLLGGFCVSMWLLCLRPGGLLTDTNAKGGFIGAISAAFYALSFSRHTRPYGLIVSAAVSGGSAVALGIDCYSLAGLKEFWLYIWGLNKDVFPLGTLTYPITRNIRVELAVTVIVAILGVVSQLRLWKVIRDKRRKEEAVKKEEEKRKEEAETEVARRLEENNMRERQAWEAQYADAEAKLMPELGDGTQCAADKEDLEKRDGAEEGSGASFSDVTRATGNTEIERHGDATEKTADGAHPMPFRVFDGAGAASLMDDKESDVTAMAGSDTATVRSKRFSGITTRKRMSIQSSLRPAPSQETLAHIDDESSLSGESAVDNSSDRLSNSDCHGIEIESRGDKVEARSEPEIAVQEAVVPSDRCNSNVEVGKGEGTHGREECLDIQESVLVQGTDAHAEEQGLHNAQVRDTSTDGKLQKQLNTEVQEIGQNERHLCDDIGRSLQLSEPRPNRGDQQLTTQADEVCPPLPSRADPETSSASRRTQRQSLEASKDLQTSATAETEDCKDGQSIKENTTSGSKEQNVQGPAEHTSLKTPPGIGVESEQQRPSPAPSKGKSGRKKEKPKLDTKNVKHLPERTSRVVQTYRTNEWAKHLCDAEIPEPEPIVFITKEGAESRVEEEAPAPVNVEELLQTPLTVQPPPTADLRVSTGKEHHSPTDCQQISTDYRLRTTSSTSPQRVGEAQPVDRPSEESSAIVLSSTSPFQSTVLYGIGHNASLGTSSPPIPTGQSQGELELSKPRWKGPPPLLAVREDMVRSRVSSTCLSLDPWASRKSPRQSSPSQSVTLGASAPNSPMTSFPESGDDVPLSRRRAILHQQKVQSPHTSMSVSAPKWSQTSVSKSGNAQAVMAAWRESIRENLNDKRNPLAKQDLPIGVTGFGPQNSFAFGAPGRNTSSLQVNLDRAIAAGMQRGDMSNLHREAMRRMQARANQSMNGR